In one Niallia taxi genomic region, the following are encoded:
- a CDS encoding coproporphyrinogen III oxidase — MKSITISGLQDDRLIRPLEHIGNLFFEDTKVAFTPEDEAEIIIYFNVSEEEDRYFVEGNLDGRQQFNCEKDLANLDEKERFKEQKNAISQVYLKVLQDLTGMIQKWGILTGIRPTKLLHKHMQNNTPKVEAHQALKEEYLMSDEKIDLMQRIIDRQLDVIPDLYDLKKEVSIYIGIPFCPTKCAYCTFPAYAINGRQGSVFSFLGGLHHEIQKTGEWLKSKNIKITTVYYGGGTPTSISAEEMDMLYEQMNQSFPDVQSIREITVEAGRPDTISPEKLEVLNKWNIDRISINPQSYTQQTLKAIGRHHTVEETIDKYHLARQHGMNNINMDLIIGLPGEGVEEFQHSLDQTEELMPESLTVHTLSFKRASEMTRNKARYKVADRDEIQEMMRMAEDWTEKYEYVPYYLYRQKNILGNLENVGYSKIGQESIYNIMMMEELQTVIGLGCGASSKFIHPVTGKITQFSNPKDPKTYNDSFEEYTDKKLALLEEHFSAEKSL, encoded by the coding sequence TTAATGTTTCTGAAGAAGAAGACAGGTATTTTGTGGAAGGAAATTTGGATGGCAGACAGCAGTTCAATTGTGAAAAGGATTTAGCAAACCTTGATGAGAAGGAAAGATTTAAAGAACAAAAAAATGCGATTTCTCAAGTATATTTAAAGGTACTGCAAGATTTGACAGGCATGATTCAAAAATGGGGAATTCTTACAGGGATTCGCCCGACAAAGCTGCTTCACAAGCATATGCAAAATAATACACCAAAAGTTGAGGCGCATCAGGCATTAAAGGAAGAGTATTTAATGTCAGACGAAAAAATCGATCTTATGCAGCGCATCATCGACAGGCAGCTTGATGTCATTCCTGATTTATATGACTTGAAGAAGGAAGTAAGCATTTATATAGGAATTCCATTTTGTCCAACAAAATGTGCTTATTGCACATTCCCGGCATATGCGATAAACGGGAGACAAGGGTCTGTATTTTCCTTCTTAGGCGGTCTTCATCATGAAATACAGAAGACAGGGGAATGGCTTAAATCGAAAAATATTAAAATCACGACTGTTTATTATGGTGGAGGAACACCAACTAGCATATCAGCTGAGGAAATGGACATGCTTTATGAGCAAATGAATCAATCCTTCCCTGATGTGCAAAGTATAAGAGAAATAACGGTAGAAGCAGGCCGGCCAGACACAATCTCTCCAGAGAAACTAGAAGTACTGAATAAGTGGAATATTGACAGAATCAGCATCAATCCACAATCGTATACTCAGCAAACATTAAAGGCCATCGGAAGACATCACACTGTTGAGGAAACAATTGATAAGTACCATCTGGCTAGACAGCATGGAATGAATAATATCAATATGGACTTAATTATCGGTCTTCCAGGAGAAGGTGTTGAAGAGTTCCAGCACAGCCTTGACCAAACAGAGGAACTGATGCCAGAATCACTGACAGTTCATACCCTTTCCTTTAAACGTGCCTCTGAAATGACGCGAAACAAGGCGAGATACAAGGTTGCAGACAGAGATGAAATACAAGAGATGATGAGAATGGCTGAAGATTGGACAGAGAAGTATGAGTATGTACCATATTATCTGTATAGACAAAAGAACATTCTTGGAAATTTGGAGAATGTCGGCTACTCAAAAATCGGTCAGGAAAGCATCTATAATATTATGATGATGGAGGAGCTTCAAACGGTAATTGGCCTTGGATGTGGGGCATCAAGTAAATTTATACACCCAGTTACAGGGAAAATTACGCAGTTCTCTAATCCAAAAGATCCTAAAACATATAATGACAGCTTTGAGGAGTATACAGACAAAAAATTGGCATTGTTAGAAGAGCATTTTTCTGCAGAAAAATCGCTGTGA